From the genome of Solanum lycopersicum chromosome 7, SLM_r2.1:
TATTaaaattgtttagattctttcTCTCTTGATCGCGGAGTCAAGGAAGAGAACTCCAAGGAGGAATCAAGTACTTCGTGGGAATCGTTAGAGAACTACAATAACAAGAACAATCACACCAATGCTAACCAGTTGCATAAGACGAATAAATCAGGTAAGATTTTCAGTCGTTCCATTACAAGTAAGCACATCGAGAAACTATTCAACACTGCAGGATGGACAAAAGAATCATAGGAAAAAACGTCTGTTCCATTGGTAATAAGATAACCAAAACAAACAGAAAACAGCTCTTTTTTCACCTTGATTCTGCCAAAATCCGCGAAGTTGGACATGTAAATCAATGTATGTTAGCTCTATATAAGCCTTAAACATACAAAGAATTTCAAGAAGTATCGAACTTTTAACTTTCATATTTGGGAATAGGACGATTGAGAGACAAGAACATGACTAGTGGAGCAGCTGAAATGATGCTTCAGTGTGTCGTGTTTGATGGAGGCTTGTCGATGTTAGACATGGACATCGAGAGGAGGCCTTATCATTGCAACTGCAGCTGTGCATTGCATGAAAAGAAGGGGAAACAACTAAATACGTGCGTCCACGACAGGAATATATCACCTAAAAGGCAAACACAGAAAGATATCACATTGTCAATAACAGCTTCCAAATTCTCTTCTCAatcttattcttcttcaaatGTACAGCATACTACTCCATCTTTAGCAAATAGTTCATAGATTTTCACTAAGTTGCTCGAACTTTCCAAAAATGTAATGAAGTACTATTGCTTTTGAACGATCCAACACGTACCTAACGAtcacatttttgaagagtccgagcaacataggaTTTTCAAGTATAGTCAGCTCTCCCATGGATTGAGTAGACTACTGAGGGGATACTCTTAAGCGAAAAATTACGTTGTTTttaatgtgtgtatatatatagtaaatgttGAACCCCTTTAACTTCTTCGTGTGTTTACTTCTTCATATTATGAATCTAatcgataatgataaaaattttgactcGGACACTGGTAATACACTTGAACATTAAGAATGTGTTTgatataaaggaaaataaatggTGAATATTAAGGTTATATGCTATGCACCAAAGCTTGTTTTCTCGTGTAGTCCCACGAGTGGGTTTGAGGAAGGTGGAAAATACACGGACTTTACATTCGATAatgcaaatatatttttatatcatatagtaaataaagttatattattttagataaaaaaaaaattattttaatttttaaaaatatatttttttaaaaaaaaagttgtattaaaatatcaaaaaagtaGTCCCCACCTAGTCTCTCTTTGTGTGGCTTGCACTCTCCACGTAATCAAAAATTTATCTAATCTTCTCGAACTCTCTATTACTCTTCTCCACCACCATGCACCGTCGTCATCATGGGCTGCTCCGCCACCCTCCTCCCTACTCCTCCTCATCTCCGCCGTCACTCCACCTCCGCCTTCCCTCCTACTCCCCACCTCAACCGACGTAAACTCCTCTTCCTCTCCACCACTCTCACATTTCCCTCAACCATCTCTACCTCCGTCGCTGCCCCACCGCCATCACCGGACACTACTATCACTGAACGAGTCTTCTTAGACTTAAGTATATGTCCTAATTACTTCACAAACAGGAATCTAGGAGATGATCTATCTAATTGCGCTGATTCTGAACCAATTGGTCGACTTGTTTTAGGGCTTTACGGTAACCTAGTTCCGATTACTGTTTCAAATTTCAAAGCTATGTGTACTGGTTCGTCTGGATCGACTTATAAGGGTACTTTGGTCCAGAAGATATTTCCGGGACAGTTTTTTATGGCGGGGAGACAGGGGAGAAGAGATAAAGGAGAAGTGAAACCGCCATTGAAGTTAATTAGGAATGTGGAGTCAATTGAATCTAAAGCTTTTCTTTTGGAACATTCTAGAGCTGGAGTTGTTTCATTGCCTTTAGCtgagaatgatgatgatgatgatcttAAGCTGAATCCAAATTATCATAATGTGGAGTTTTTGATTACTACTGGACCTGGACCTTGTCCTCAGCTTGATAGCAAAAACATTGTTTTTGGAACTGTTCTTGAAGGTGAGTTCTCATAATCTACAAATTTATCTTCTTTAGTTCAGTTTAGCTTATCTACCTCTGAGGTCggaaacagcctctctacctctgaggtaggggtaaggtctgcataTACTTGAGGTAGGAGTAAGGTCCGCGTATACTGTACATTCCACATTCCCAAGACACTACCTTGTGGGATTAAACcaagtatgttgttgttgttgtacacTGAAGATGTAAATGAACTTTATCTGTTAGTCTATTTGAATGTGTTGTAGAAAGTAGCATGCCTTATATTCGAGTTAGTTATCTCGAgttttattgaaaattattatagTTATCTTTTAGGTGATTGAGCTGCAGGTATGTAGAAGTTAAACACTTTAGTTAATCCCATTACAGTCCTCCACTTTATATACACTGAAAATGTGATGAATGTTTGCATATTGGTATATTTTTATCTGTTGTAGAAGGTAGCATGCCTTATATTCAAGTTATTAAATTCAATCTTTATGGAAAATTATTGTAGTTATCTCTTAGGCGACCATAGTGTAAAAGGTCTTTTATATTGTTAGCGTATAGAAGTTGAACACTTTAGTTAATCGCAATATACTCCACGTTACCAACTGAACTAACATTGGGAGACTTTTACTCTTCTAGTTGGCAAATCTGCATGTTTAGTGTAAAAGGGTGCTTTGTCGTAGTGTTTGTCAATGTTGTGACAAAGTAATATTTGCTTAAGAAAATGTTAACTTGCTGGTCAAGAAGTGATCTTTACATTTAGATATTCGTTAGGTAAAGTGACGTGGTTTTTCCATTTAATTGATAGTGTGACTCAATACctccatttcaaaaagaatgtcttCTTACTTTTTTGGCAACTCTTTAGTTTGAACTTTCCACCtgacatgtttaagactacAAGATGAAACAATATTTCTTAAACTCTTTGTCAAATCAAAACTAGACAAACAAAATGAAACAGATGGAGTATTATAATAGATGTCCAAGGCACTGAAATCCTTGGGCTATCTCTAACTTTGCTGTCTGTGtttaatatggatttttttCATCTCCTATCCTGTTAATCGTCATTTCTGCTGCTCAAACCAATAACAGAGGCATCTCAGTCTTTTCAAAACAGCTGTAGGTACACTatgttgttggtgttgttggACCAAACTTCTACCTCCTAAGACAATATGCCAAATACGTAAACTTGAAACTGATTCAAGCAGATAGGGACAAATGATGACCAAAAGTTTCAGGAAACGACATGTCAATGAAATGTTCGCAAGTTCCAATTTTGCTGTTAGCTACTAAAGAAATTGACAAAATCTCAGAGGGATAACATGTCTCAACATTGACTCTACCAAACATGGCAACCTAGGTAATGAAAAATAgtaggaaaataaaaaatttagtcaACTACAGTTCGTTCCTAGCAGTTGTTAGATTGAAGCAAAGGGTAGGTTCACACATGACTAAGTAGGCAAAGTATATAGATATACCTAGGAGTATGAAAATAGAAGGGGAAATGTAATATCCTTCTAATCTCAGCTCGAAGCGgtaaataaatatagaataacTAAAAGGAGAGAATTCTTTCTGGAACTTAAATATAAACAGATGAAAGGAAAGGATTTAATGGGCTAATATGGGTCTGGAAAGTTGAGAAATAAAGGCGCTTTAGGAACAAAGGGAGTAaatgaagaaatgcagaaaaagAGAGGAATGAGCTGAAAATTGATCAACACtgcaagagaagttgaagtttACCTCGACTTTTCAAGTCTCCTGCACCATTTGGCTTCACAGTAAGACACGTGGGTGCTTTGGCTTGTGTGATATGATCCAGACTGAACTTGTTATGTGCAATTAGGTATTTCAAGTTAAACATTAACCTGCTGCTTAATATGAATGTGTTCTACCAGGTCAAAATAGGTAAAGAAATTGAAGGAACAGACATGATGCAAACAAATGCATAAATCAAGATGGTTCTTTCCCAATAGTTAAGGCAAACAGAACTTTTACGGTGTCGGTTTGAAAAGTAGATAGTACTAACACTGACTGAGAAGACTTTACTACTGGCTACAGCATAGAACAAATATTGCTGAGTGATTTTGAGGCCTGGTGATATTAGAAGTTGTTCACACATCATCATA
Proteins encoded in this window:
- the LOC101256785 gene encoding peptidyl-prolyl cis-trans isomerase CYP28, chloroplastic yields the protein MGCSATLLPTPPHLRRHSTSAFPPTPHLNRRKLLFLSTTLTFPSTISTSVAAPPPSPDTTITERVFLDLSICPNYFTNRNLGDDLSNCADSEPIGRLVLGLYGNLVPITVSNFKAMCTGSSGSTYKGTLVQKIFPGQFFMAGRQGRRDKGEVKPPLKLIRNVESIESKAFLLEHSRAGVVSLPLAENDDDDDLKLNPNYHNVEFLITTGPGPCPQLDSKNIVFGTVLEGLDIVTTIAAIPTYKPSENIRQYNDFAELIGDGRAKTARAIWNKPLKTVYISDCGELKVAKPTLSPSLP